DNA sequence from the Lycium barbarum isolate Lr01 chromosome 5, ASM1917538v2, whole genome shotgun sequence genome:
GTAGCTCAACCCTTTCTAATATTTATTATTCTCAGATATACATGTGAGTGTAAATTCTTTCTTGAGATAAGGAAGGTTCCATAGTATAGCTTAAGTTCCCTTCTCTAAAAGGATGTTTCTAGTCTGATTTAGGATATGTTTCCAATGGTTTGTTTTAAGGCCCTTTTTTCATGTATAACGTATTGCTTTTCTCTTGCAAAATGTGTTACAAGCTAATTGTTCATTTAGTGTATAATTTGCTTATCATAGGGGTAGGTCTGCAACTATATCTTTGTTCACTTAATATGTAGCTCGTCGTGTTCCATGATCGAATTCAGGAAATCAGCTGAAAGTATTTGATAAAAtagagatcatgagttgggtttCACATTATTTGCATAAGATTCATACTCACTTAAGAAATTATTTGATGACTGATATATTTACCTGAGTGTCAGTTTAGTCCCAGTACTCATTTGATTTGTTACTAATCCTTATTTTTCTTTACTATGCATACAAACCCATGAACGAGTCTGCTGGACTCCTGGCATATTCCGTATTGGGCCCGGCCCAACATAATTCTTTTGAGTCAAATCTCAACCTCATTAGCCAATCCAGGAGTCCAAATAAGCAGCTGCAGCAGAAATGGGCTATCAGCCCAATTAGCTAAATCCGCCCTTTCCTTTATTTATTATCTTTTGAGTTATGTATTTGTTTGTGGTTTTTGTGAAATTTTTAagtaacacttttttttttttttccctttcttaACTTGATTGAATCCCCGAACAAAGTGTGAACAGTCGCTAAAATGATTGAATGTTGTTTTTATGATAATTTTTATCATCACCCATGTCCACAATTGAAAGGAAGGATTTTTCCAAAAATTAGCCTAAGGCTAAAAAGCGGTAGTTTCAGATTTTAAAAGAGAAAGATCCAGGTTGAATTCTAAAAGGGTTTATTCAAGCCCATGGCACGTGTTAGGCTTCAATGAATTTCAAGTAAATGAGTTTTTTCCAAAAAGATTATAGTTTTTTCTGGACAGAATTGGGAATTTTTCAGAAAtatgaattgatttttttttttcacaactgAACGAAGGGTTTAATCTAATGAGGAGTAGATTCTTTTTGGGAAAGTTACATAAACAGCAAACTTTTGAGGGTAAAACATGTAGCATAGCTACATTTTAGATAATTATATTTCGTAgctacagtagattgtattcGCGTGCTACGgtagattgtattcaaaattcggaTTGTATTCGAAATTcggattgtattcaaaattcggcTGAGTCAGATTTCGCTGTATTCAAGTTCATATTTCGATATATTCAAGTCAGATTGCGATGTATTCAAGTCAGATGTATTTAACTAAGTTGTATTaagtcaaatgtattcaactctattcatttgtagctacttttacactgtattcactttattatatttaaaatcggttgtatacaaaaaaaaatccTTCAAAATACACCCCAAACACTGAATTTTGCACTAAAAATTAATGAATGCACTCAAATACTGAATACAGGAAAATAAAATACaatatgttttccagtcagattTGAAAAAATACTCATATCCGGCAACAACGCCGTCGTTTGCTCAGTTGCCTTCAATGGAGAAGGTTAGACGATGAAACAGGGAGAGATCTGATTGCTAAATTCTTCCATGTAAGGTACATCAGCTTCCTTGCTTGCAACAGTATGATACTTTCCATCAACATATCTCCATATCTTGAACTTCAGCAGAAGGGCCATCGGGCAGAGGCGTAGGAGACGAAGGATATGCCAAAAGCTACATattataattaaaattaaaatttagctaCGGGCCACAATTTCTACAAATCATAGCTATTTAGGGTAAATAAGAGCATATGTTTGCTCTGTCGCGTAGTTATCCCATTCTTTTTGGTATTGGAAAAAGGGATTTTCGGACAAGCCCGATTACTCCAAATAAATCATTGAGGCTAAGTACTTGTTTTAAAAACGTGGAGACTGCTAATATCTCTTTAGTTATAAGCAAGGAAATACATTGGAGAGTTTAAGAGGttcaattaaataaattaattcaAAATCTAGAACTCCTGGATATATATAGAGTTTGAATTAGCTAAATTATTGTATTGATTCATTGGTTGCATTAATAGGATAATTTAAAGTgctaaaaaaatgatttttcaaaaGTAAAACAATCTCTAAAGCTCATTTCTAAATAAAATACATTTTCTTTTCTAAGTAATTAGCCATGAAAAAGCCTCTTTCAAACTTTACACATATGGCCTTAAACACATTTGACAAATAAGTTATACAAGTTTTTAGCCATAAAATGTTAGATTCGTAGGTAAACCGCATTGGGAGGATCCTTAATACTGAGGTACTTAAAATCTTCCTCGGGgtatcaccagaacccttatccGTTCTCTAGATTTATTTAACGGTTTTCAAAAATTGATCTTTAAATTAGTTTTTTAATTCCCATTCAataaattaggtgacgactctgtTTGTTCATAACAAAGAGCCAAAGTTATGAGAAACTTTTATGCGTGAGTGTAAAAGCGGATCGTAACAGATGACGACTCTTCCTCATTATTTATTGGTTTATTCTTGGGCCATTTTGCTATTTTACACCACTTTATTAGGAAAATTTACTTGCCATAGTtatctctaagacttatttatgaataataactacattattttttatttaatatttgtagctttatttttccaaaattacatttcataactggtccaataacttttgaaatacatgtacctctctattctcccttactacacatttaagatttatcatcttctccaaaccctaaaaaaaaaaattctctctcctctctcccctTCGCCTCATTGCCGCCTCCCTCCCTCTCTTTCTCTATCTCCGACCTCTTTTCTCCTTCAGCCAAACTTTGTGAGGCAACTGAGCGTTAAAGCTCATAGAAACTGTAACAACATCGTTGTTGCACAAGTTGTTGCTGCTTCCTAGTCGAATAACAACCATGATTTTACTCCGGCGGCTTCTAAAGCCGTCGATGTCGCTTCCGTTGCTcctgttattgatgatgatgaggTGGCAGCAACGATGGTGGAACGACGTCAAATCTGAtaatacactcagatctgaaaAAGAGGGAGCAGTGGGTTTCACCGGAGCCGCTACCACCACCATCACTATTACTACCATCTCCATCTCCAAACTCGAAAAAAAACTTAAGGTTCTAGCTCTTCAGATCTGAACTCCATATGCTTCATGTATTAATGGTTTTTTGTGGTGGTTCGGTATTGTTTTTGGAGTGGAGGAGGACAGTGGTGGGTCGAAGAAAGGCGGCGGAGGAAGGAGGATGTTTTTTTCCAGTTTGTTGTGGTTAGGGGTGCTCACGGTTCGGTTTGGATcggtttttatttaaaaaataaccaAACCAATTGAGTCGGTTATTCAAAttgtcaaaccaaaccaaaccaaactataTCGATTTTTACTATTAGGTTTTTGTCGGTTTTTATCGGTTTTTTCGGTTTTTGTCGGTTTTTAAAACACATTGTAGTCACTATTTGAATTTAAACTTATTTGAAATAGTATTGCCAAGAATAGTCACTCCTAAAACTAAACTCTGGAGCATACTTATTCTTAGCAATGGGTAGTATTACCAAGAACAGTAGAGCTAGCACAAAACAAAAGTTGAAATTGTTAAAGCCATTCCTCAAATAGCAAGACGCCCCTTCAGTACCATAGTCCATAGTATCTCATGGCTTCAGCAATCATACTCTTTTGCTTATAAAGAGTCAGTTTATAAAGCTTATACAACAAAAGAATAATAAATCTtatacagcaaaaaaaaaaaaaaacgtggctCTTGTTCTGTTCTTCTTTTATGTAGAATAATAAATCTTAACAATAGCTAGATTCATGAAATATTGATGGAAGGTCTTGCTGCAATTCAGATATGCTAAATGGAGAAAGAGAAGTCTTTTCAATCAGTTTCCATTTTGTTCATAATTTCAGGCAAGCTTAGGATTATGAAGCTGCTCGAAAAATCTACTAAAGCTTATGAGTCTCTACTTCATATTTAACACACCATACATATGAATAAACAGAAAATAAAACATGGCTCAACACATGAATCTACTTTAAATAGAGGGCTCAACGTAAACAGAAAATAGTAATGTCATTTTCATCATCCAACTTTAAAAAGAGTTGTATTACAATAACAAAATCATAATAGGGTCCTGTAAAACACTCTTTCACATagcaaattaaaacaaaattcaTCCGGAACTTCAAGCAACAAGAATATAGTAGAAGTTGCTTCCATCatttgagctaatcaatgctcaaaaCATCATAACATTAAATGAATTCAGAAACTTAAACATATTCACAAAGAGTTAAAGGTATAAAATTACCTTTTTCAATTATTTCAAGTTTTTGAATTTCCTCTAGAATATCTTCAATGTTGTATTCTTTGGGAGTTGACCTAAGCCATTGTTGAGTGCAAATTAAAGCTTCTACAGTTTTTGGGGACAAAGAACTTCGATATGAATCAAGAATCCGTCCTCCGGTGCTAAAAGCCGATTCGGAAGCAACAGTAGAAATAGGAATTGCAAGAACATCTCTCGCAATCCTAGAAACAATTGGATACCTTTTGCTTGCATCTTTCCACCAAGCCATGATATTCAAATCTTTGGTTAACTCAATATCATCTATCAAGTACCTCTCAAGATCATTCTTATTTCCAACATTATCTTCCTCTTGCAAATATTTTTCCCATTGTGATTGACATATCTCGCCACTATCACTTTCAGTCAACATGTTAAATTGACCTCCCAAATTAATATCAGAAGTCTTAGAAGAAGAATCTTGATAATGTTGATACAAACGAGTTAAAGTATTCATCACTTTATCCGATCTCAAATTTCCCACCAAACTACCATAAGCATTAGCAAAAATGAACTTCACATACCTCATCTTGTACCGGGGATCCAATACAACAGCGAcaaataataaaatatttatattatcAAAATCGCCCCAATATTTATCAAACTTGACTTGCATCTTATCAGCCATATCAATCAACACCAAATCATCACCATgagaatttttttaataaaaccaagAAGATTAAAAAGCTCATggaagaaagaatttgaagtaACATACAAAGTTCCCGAAAATTTCAAAGTAATCTGATAGAAAATGTCGAGAAACTTTGTAAAACCTTTTACCTTCTTCCAATCATCCCCACTTGGATGCCCTCTGCTCCCAGTCATTTCAAGACAATGCTTTTGGTACTTGTGATCATCAACAAACATTCTTGAAAAGGCCTTTTCAAACTTAATAGCTGTACTCAACATCATATATGTTGAGTTCCACCTAGTTTCGACATCTAAACTTAAAAGACCATGACTATctattttaaccttttcaacAAACAACTTAAATGAAGCAAATCTGGCAGGAGAGGACTTAACATACTTCACAACATTCCTGACCCGAGAAATGGACTCATTATGATCACTTAACCCTTCCTTTACAATTAAATTCAGAATGTGAGCATTACATCTTACATGTAGAAAGTCATTGTTCAAGATGATACCTTTTCAGTCATCAATCCTCACCTTCAAGTGTCTAATTACAGCATCATTGGCAGTAGCATTATCTAGGGTCACGGTGAATGGAGTGTCAACCTCCCAATCTATCAAACAAGCCTCGATCGCCTTTGCAATTGTCTCACCCTTATGATCTGGAACTTGAAAAAAGTTAAGAATTTTCTTTTGCAAGTTCCAATTATCATCAATCCAATGGGCAGTTATAACCATATAGGTTAGGTTTTGAAGCGATGTCCATGTATCGCTAGTGAGACATATATGTTGGTTCTTAATAAGCTTTTTTAGCTTTTATTTTCCCTCGTGATAGATTCTCAAACAATGTCTAGCAACAGTCATACGGGAGGGCAAAAAAATAAGTGACATCAATCTCTTAAAACCTTCCCCTTCGACGACTCTAAATGGTTGTTCATCAATTATAACAAATTCAGCAATAGCCTTTCGCACTTCGTTGATATTAAACACGACCTTTTCCATCTTACCAGTACCACTATTACCTCCTTGTCCCCCTCCTTCAATAGAGTAAGACCTGATTCTCCCTTGCTTCCTATCAATGAATCTAAAAGGGGACTTTTTACAAGTATTATTCAAATGATTCCATAATGTAGTTGTCCCATTTGTCCTACTATCAGAAGCAAATTTTTTAGCACAATAATTGCACGAGGCCTTTCGCTTACCATCTTTATCAATACATTTGGAAAAGTATTTCCAAATTTGAGATGTTTCCCTTCCCGTTTCAATGCCAAGATCAGTTTCACCCAGTGTTGTTCTTTTGTGCTTTTTTGGAGGAGAGGGAATACTTGATTCAGCAACTCCCTTTTTGTTACCTTCTGGTCGAGAAATTATCTCTGCTTCTGAAGGATCTTTCACCTCTGCTTCTGAAGCTTTTGGTTCCATTTGCGAGAAAGACGAAAGATGGAATCACAGGTgaagaaaaatttaaaaaaaatgataatagaAAAAAACTAGAAATTTCGCTCcctatttttttcccatcccccCCACCTTCCATTTATTTCgttattaattattcttatttgGTTCCCCCATTTAGTTCTTCTCTTTAACAAAttgaaagaaaatagaaaatCAAAACTCTTTGCAAACCCTAGTGTTTCATCGTCCCAAAATGGACTGCTTCACTGTACCAAGCTTCGAAAAATGGCATAATCTTTTCTCATGCAccagaaaattaatttctaaatcacccattgaaaaaggaaagaagaaaaagaagaaactaaCAATACAAAGAACAAGATACTCGAAAAGATAACAAAAGGTGCTTAAGAGATGAAATTACATGATCATTGCTGGGAGATACTGCTTCCATGGACACCTCTAGACTcttgagttagggtttttggagAATACAAATGTGAAATGTGTAAATTGTAAATTTGTAATTGTGAGTGGCTCTGCATATGAAGTCCAATTTTGTTTACTTTTACTTTGGGTCCAACCGTGCAAGATGGGCTCATTTCATTAGAAGTCCATCAAAATATTTTGACCCAATATAGTTTAATTCAAAAGCATGGCCCAAGATCAAGAGTATAAAAACCCAATATAAATTGtaattttttcataaaaaaattaaaatacacacacatatatatacaaaattaatttttaagatatgtatatataaagtcgGGTTGGTTCGGTTTTTTTCGGTTTTTTTAGACttgaaaccaaaaccaaaccaaatatagttggtttttaaatttaaaaaccaaaccaaatcaaaccaaataaatGTCGGGTTTTTTTTCCGGTTTGGTTTGGttatcggtttgggtcggtttttTAGTTTTTCGTGTTCAGCCCTAgttgtggtggttcggtaggATTTTTGGAGTGAAGCAGGATGATGGATCGGAAGAAAGGCCGCGGAGGAAGGAGGAGGGTTTTTCCAgttgttgtggtggttcggtagAGTTTGTGGTTGTGGTGTTTcaatatatttctgtatatttcagtatatttcgctatatttcaatgtactgttttagtatatttcagtgtattatttcagtatatttcgctatatttcaatatatttctaatttacgacacagtttctgatatatttcattgtatttgattgtatatacgcatactacaattttatatttcttaaacaatcaatcatatttcattgtattcaagtgtatatttttctgtatttgaaaGTATTTCTAAGAGTTTGGAATAGTgcaatttggagagagaaacatgggttgttatggaacttcagccgttgcgtgatacatggttgatttaatttgacttaccatttaaaatgaaagaagagaatatgttccataaatactacctatttttactctgccaaattttgtattttcgtgtatttcaaAACACAAATTACAATCGAATATAACAAAAACCAGCAAAAAACTTTTGAATGGAGTGATTTTGATAGAGAGACGTTAGCTGTAATGGAACCTCATGAGGTTTGCATGATtcatggaaccattaatacaaattaccatataatttgaattttttttttattgccataaatatagcctttttttttattcaacagccacgctgtatttcactgtatttcgctatatttcactgtatttcaaaaacgcgagatACAACTGACATACAGCCAAAaacagctacgaattgtaaatctccAACTTATAGCTATAGCTTGTTAAAAGCTaattatttgtgtaagttttacttaATTCATACCATGTTTGTATCGACATATCTCGAATACTTTGTTAAGACCATGTTGATTTTTATATCTATTGGGCCACCTAAATTATGTCATTAAGCTTGTTACTACCGAAGTTGTAAGCTTAGAGATTTATGGGGCTATACACTTTATAAAATTAAATATAAACATTCAAAAACTATATAAATCAATTCTTCTCATGCCAATATGATTaacaaaaatacattttaaaatgttgCTTAAAGCTCACATAATATGTATCTCGAGAAGCGAAAAATGTAACATAAATTTGGACGGAGAAAGTATTAAGTTCGGATAGCCATAGCAAGTAGTAACCCGTAAATTTTGAATTCTAAATCTGGCTCTCTGGTTCCTCACATTATTGAACAGGCATTTGGGTTAATGAAAACATAGAAGTGAATCTCTCATTAGGAGTACTTGGAAATTGAAGAGTTTGAGGATCATTTTTCACATAACCAGAAGGTGCCTTTTTGTCATATATTCCAGGAACATAAGGATATGACACTAAATTGTCTTTCAAATATGGCCATATTTCTGCATTTTTCCCAGCATTTTGAACTTTCTTTAACGCCTTGCTTCGTTCTACATAACCGGTCACTGTCACCCTGCTTTCTTTTCTGCTTATCTCTACTGATTTcacacctaaaaaaaaaaaaaaagtagaaaaaaTTACAATCTAAATCAGAATAACTGTGTATTGTACATAAATTTGATAAGGACATTATATTGTAACTATCATGAAAAGTAGCCTACAATAAATTTGAAAAGCAGGTTTATGGTGTCTATTTAGTTTGATTATTTTTTCTCATAAAAAATGTCTATTTAATTTAGTTTGTTGAGACACAAGTTAAGGTCCATTTATGAAAGATATATGTGTGTCTTATCACCAAATAATAATATCTATTTGATTCGTATATTATCTGTCTTTAAAGTTTTATATGTACTTCTAAAAGACGTTTAATAACTTTAATTACAATTAAGATTATTAATTTGAACTATTATTTATCTCTTCCTTAAACATCTTACTTATTAATGAACACACCATATAATAAGAATAGAATAGAAATAAAAAAGTAATAAATGAGATCTGGTTCCTGTAAAGAATTAAAATTTTGAAACAAATTCAGTTTGCAGGAAAAAAATTTGATATTTTTATATGTTGTCTATGATATAAAACTCAAATAACATTTCATGCAAGAAGAGGAGGTAAAACTTAATCACACAGGATGTTTACATCAAACAAATGCAGCTTATTATAGCTAAAGGGTTAATTTGATGAAGtgaaaatatatattaatcaatTATCGTAAGtgatagttatatatatatatatatatatatatatatatatatatatatatatatatatatacacacactagcCATATATGCCCGTGCACCGAAtatgtttattcactttaattagcctgtctttaagttttgtattttgtaaataattttaaaaaaattgtgataGCCatgcaatgcaaatttgtaccaaaagttacaTAAATtgcacactttaaccaactacttttttatgcCACTTAGACATTTGTCATAGTCTCTCTCCAATagactattttcaagaatatttatTAGAAAGggttaattttattttgattttataaatgaacaagtaatttggacacatatatattatattttcaaGAACGCGAAAAGTCAAGAGTGAACAAGGAAAAGTGCAcgaaggaaataaatgtgtcagataattaaaattgaagtacatacatctatggaataaatattaagtactatgacatattagaaatgtcCACGTTGGATTAACAAATAGTTGGGTAAAGTGTATAAGTTATATAACTTATgttacaagcattcattgcgtgtataatttgttaagcttttggtacaagtttgGGCAGCTGTATTCGTACCCCCAAGCCACTTAGATATATTAGGAAtatgggaagaaaataaatatttaacaaaaacatgataagtcaaaagtgaacaagtaaaagtgtacggagtaaataaatatgtatcggagaattaaaatagaagtttacacgtgtatacatgagaagagaataaatattcagtactatgacatatatccacatgagatttattaattcttaaagaatgtgaaaagtcaaaagttgaacatattaaagtgcacggatgaaataaatttgtgtaggagaattaaaatttgaagtgcatacgtctatacatgagaagagaataaatattgagTACTATAACATATGTCTACGTCGGATATAAAAATAGTCGGACaaaatgtacaagttatatagctcatggtacaaacattcattgcatgtacaatttgtgaagctcataggaagaaaataaatatttagcaaaaacgtgaaaagtcaaaattgaataagtaaaagtgcacggaggaaataaatgtatcggaaaattaaaatagaagtgcacacgtgtacacatgagaagagaataaatattcagtactatggcatatatccacgtaggatttattaattcttaaagaatgtgaaaagtcaaaagtgtacaatttgtgaagcttttggtacaagtttgGGCAGCTGTGTTCGTACCCTCAAgtcacttatatatattagaaacatgggaagaaaataaatattcagcaaaaacgcgaaaagtcaaaagtgaacaagtaaaagtgcatggacgAAATAAATatgtatcggagaattaaaatagaagtgcccacgtatatacatgagaaaagaataaatattcagtactatgacatatatccatgtggaatttattaattcttaaagaatgtgaaaagtcaaaagtgaacatattAAAGTGCACGGACGAAATAAATTAGTGTATGAGAAttaaaatttgaagtgcatacgtctatacatgagaaggaaataaatattaagtactataacATATGTCTACGCAgtatataaaaatagttggataaagtatacaagttatatagctcatGATACAAGCATTCATTGTGTGTACAGTTTGTAAAGCtcatgggaagaaaataaatattctgcaaaaacgtgaaaagtcaaaagcgaacaagtaaaaatgcacggagaaaataaatatgtgtcggagaattaaaatagaagtacacacgtgtatacatgagaagagaataaatattcagtactatgacatatatccccgtgggatttattaattcttaaagaatgtgaaaagtcaaaagtgaacatattaaagtgcacgggcgaaataaatttgtgtaggagaattaaaattaaactgcatatgtctatacatgagaagagaataaatattcagctagtatatgaaaagtaaaaaatgaacaagtaaaagtgcacggatgaactaaatgtgtcggagaattaaatttgaagtgcatatatCTATACATgagagagaataaatattaagtactatgacatatgtctacgtgagatataaaaatagtta
Encoded proteins:
- the LOC132642757 gene encoding heavy metal-associated isoprenylated plant protein 20-like, which translates into the protein MGVLDQISGMFEVSNRRKNKLKSMKVLAYKGKMDCDGCEWKVRNAISSMKGVKSVEISRKESRVTVTGYVERSKALKKVQNAGKNAEIWPYLKDNLVSYPYVPGIYDKKAPSGYVKNDPQTLQFPSTPNERFTSMFSLTQMPVQ